The genomic region ggggggtcccggctcctgggtccctttttgggggactttgaggggatttgggggggtcccgggctCCTCGGTCCCTTttcgggggggtttggggggggtccctgtcacctgggtccctttttggggggactttgaggggatttgggggggtccgggctcctgggtcccttttttgggggactttgaggggatttgggggggtcccgggctcctgggtccctttttggggCACATTGAGGAGATTTGGGGGGTTCCCGGGCTCCTGGGTCCCTTTTTTGGGGAACTTTGAcgggatttgggggggggtccccacacTTtggtgcctccccccccccccccccaggagctggTGACGGAGCTGCTCCACTTCCGCGAtggcctcccccccgcccccgagggGGACCCCGGGGACCCCCCTGACCCCGATgagccccccccgggaccccccccgggaccccaaaacccgctcccccccccccccccccccgccgggacccccTGGAGGAGGCCATGGAGGAGACGCTGCGGCGCATGGAGGCCGTGCAGGGTGAGGCCACGCCCCTCCGCCcctaagccacgccccctccgcccctaagccacgccccctccgccccaaaccacgccccctccccgcagaccCCCATTCACCCCGTGGCCGCGCCCCCTCCTCAAGCCACGCCCCCCTCCCACCAGCTAACggcgaggccacgccccctccgccCCAAGCCACGCCCCCACAGACCCCCGTTCGCCCCTAAgccacgcccccctccccggaGACGCGTGTTTACCCGGTGGCCACGCCCCCTTCTGAGGCcacgcccctcccagcccccaggccacgccccctcccagccccattaTGTGTCCTGCTCCcgctatggggcagccccatagagccctcccctgccccatagacccctcctctgccccatagatcccttccctgccccataAACCCCCATTCCTGCCCATAGACCCCCTTTCCTGCCCCATAAACCCCTTCTCTGCCCCATAgactcccttccctgccccatagactcctcctctgccccatagatcccctcccctgccccatagaccccacctgtgccccatagaccccccattcctgccccatagaccccctTTCCTGCCCCGTagaccccacctctgccccataAATCCCCTttcctgccccatagatcccctttcctgccccatagaccccacctctgccccataGAGCCCCTCCACCGCCCCATAGGCCCCTGTTGTGCCCCATAGACCCCTAttcctgccccatagacccccagtgtccccagtaggCCGTGACCAGGCCTCGGGCCTACACCCCcggccctcccctgccccatagacccccccttTATTACCCCGtactcccctccccagccccatagacacctccccagccccatagcccccGGTCCCGGACCCCAAAGTCCCCCCCCAGCGTCCCCAGTAGGCCGCGACCAGCCTCAGGCCTAcacccccggcccctcccctgccccatagccccttcCCCTCGCTGTGGGGCGCCCCCCaacccctgtgtgtgtgtgtgtgtgtgtgtccccggcctttccccagtgtcccccgcgggccggggccgggcgctggTGCTGGTGGGGCGAGCCTTGGGGGTCTGCCCCACGGCGTGGGGCCGGGCGGAAGAGGCCTTGAGTCGGGCTCTGAAactggagccggggctgggccgggcctgGATCCAACTGGGGGAGCTCAAGTGGCGCCGGGGGACCTGGAGGGGGCCCCGGGCCTGCTTCGGGGGGGCCCTGCAGCACGTGAGTGGGGGGGGGGAttcgggggggctggggggcgatTTGGGGCGTCTATGGGGGGGCGATttggggggtctatggggggttTTTGGGGCGTTtcgggggattttgggggggttatggggtgctgggggggggtctatggggtgagggtgggggtcagggtgctgggggggggattttgAGGGTCTATGGGGCGatttggggggggtctgtggggcaaaTTGGGGGGTGGGTAGGGCGTTTGGGGGCGAtttgggggtctatggggggggttatggggtgctgggggggtctatggggcgagggggggtcggggtgggggtcggggtgctggggggggatttggggggtctaggggggggggtttggggcgtTTCGGGGGCAATTTGGGGGGGTtacggggtgctgggggggtctatggggcgagggggggggtcggggtgggggtcgggggtgctgggggggattcgggggggtctatggggggatTTCGGGGCGTCTATGGGGCAatttgggggggtctgtggggggatttgggggggtctatggggcgattttggggtctgggggggggttgaggggatctatggggcgggggggggtcgcggcactgctgggggaggggggggagggctTCCCCCTCGCCTACGGGTCTGCCCCACACTTGAGGGGTCCAGCCCCACACTTATGGTCCAGCTCTCCCCCCCCAACCCatctccaacccccccaaaccatgggttcccccctccccgcaaaaTGGGCCCCTCCTATGggtctccccccctccccctgccgtGGGTCTGCCCCACACTTGGGGGTCCAGCCCCACACTTCTCCCGGcagggggaggaggcggagggccGGCGGCCTGCTGTCGATGGCgctgcgggcggggggcgcggggggggaccTGCGCGAGAGCCTGGCGCAGGCCGAGGCCGCCGTCCGCTGCGACCCACAGACGGACGCTCCTGGTGTCAGTTggggggcagctatggggcggggggggggtcgctatggggcggggggggtgccggggtgggtccctgggggggtttgggggggataaaagggggtttggggggggatatgggggggtttgggggcacttggggggcagctatggggctggagggggtcgCTATGGGGCTGGGAAGGTCgctacggggcggggggggtgtcggggtgggtccccgggggggtttgggggcacgtggggggcagctgtggggctggaggggggttGTTATGGGTCTGGGAGGTATGcctatggggcagagggggttGCTATGGGTCTGGGAGGtatgctgtggggcagaggaggccgctatggggctgggaggtgtgCTATGGGGCAGACCGTTCCTGTGGAGGTGGTCGCTGTGGGTCTGGGATGGGATTAAGAGGGGGATATGGGGCTAtttgtggggctgggggttggCCGGAGGTCGCCGTGGGGCTGGCCGTGGGTCGCCGTGGGGCtgacccccgtccccccccccagacgTGCTGGGCAACGCCTACGTCTCCCTCTTCTTCGCcggggggcagagccccgacgccgcccgccgcgccctgGGGGCCTACGCCCAGGCCGTATGTGGGGCCCATCTATGGGCggggcgctatggggctggggggggtggctgtggggctggggggtcgcTAcgggcaggtctgtggggcggggggtcgctatggggcaggtcggtggggcagagggggggcgctatggggctggggtTTGCTGTGGGGGAGGGGGGTTGCTATGGGGCAGGTCGGTGGGGCAGAGGGGACGCTATGGGGCAtatctgtggggcagaggggtcactatagagcagggctgtgggtcaGAGGggttgctgtggggctgggggtcactATGGGGCAGATCTATGGAGCAGAGGAGGCACTATGGGGCAGGAGGTTGCTATGGGcagatctatggggctgggggtttgCAatgaggagcggggggggggtcgctgtggggcagggtgattGCTATGGGgccgctgtggggcagggtgattGCTATGGGGCCGCTATGGGGCGGAGGGATCGCTATGGAGCaggtctatggggcaggggggttgctgtggggcagggttaTGGGGGCAGGGGGATcactatggggcagaggggtcgctatggggtgggggtggggggggggggcgtgtcccTGACCCCCCTttggccccgccccccccaggaGCGGGTGGACCCGGCGGCAGCCAATAACCCGGACCTGCACCTCAACCGCGCCACCGTGAGTGGCCAatggggagccgcggggggcggggcctggcctTTGAGGAGCGTGTGCGACCcccgagggggcgtggcctgctCAGGGGGCGTGGCCTCCCTAAGGGGGCGTGGTTTCCCGTGTGGGGGTGGGCGTGGCTTGAGTCTGGGGGGCGTGGTTTCGGGAGGCGTGGCTTAGGGGCTgtgagggggcgtggcctcgcggggggggtgggagggggcgtggcttaggCGTGGCCCCGCCCCGGAAGCGGGGGCTGAGCCAATGGGGGCGCAGCTGCTGCAGTACCAGGAGCGGTTCGGGGCGGCGCTGGAGGGGCTGGGCCGGGCGGCGGCTCTCAGCCCCGGGTGGGCGGAGCCCCGGCGGAGGCAGAACCAATTGCTGCGCTTCCTGGGCGCCCTCTGCGGGCTGCTGGCCAATGGGGTGAGAGCccgggggcactgggagggaccgCCCGGGATacactgggagagactgggaggggtttgggggtcactgggggggactgggaggggcttggggggcactgggagggaccgGGAGGGCatcggggggcactgggagggactgggagggactgggatatactgggaggggactgggagggactgggaggggatcaggcggcactgggagggactgggggggactgggctatactgggagggactgggatggactgggaggggactgggagaggacctggggacactgggagggactgggaggggatttgggggcagtgggggggcactgggaggggactgggagggactgggttatactgggagggaactgggaggggatctGGGGGCActgagagggactgggaggggttttggggtcactgggggggactgggaggggcttggggggcactgggagggaccgggaggggaccggggggcactgggagggactgggaggggattggagggcactgggagggactgggttatactgggagggactagGATGGattgggagggaactgggaggggatctgggggcactgggatgggtctgggagggactgggctatgctgggagggactgggaggggatgtgggggcactgggaggggactggaagggactgggctatactgggagggactgggaggggatgtgggggcactgggaggggactgggagggactgggctatactgggagggactgggagggggaatgggggcCATATATTGGTCcgtactggtctatactggtctgtactggtccatactggtctcccccccccccctccccagggcaatCTCCGGGGCAAGCGCCGGCGGGGGCTGTCGGGGCCCCTCCCCCCGTCCCTGCTGGGCCCGTTGGGGGGCGTGGCCGaggcgggagggggcgtggcccaGGGGGGCGTgtcccccctccgcccctcccccctccccgccctccgcCCCGGGCCCAACCCCCACCGCGTCCTGCTGGGCCGCGTCCTCTTCACCCTCGtcccccccgggggggtcccctAGTGAGTGACGTCGGACGTGGCCCCTCCCCCACCCATggcccctcccccgccccgaaACGGCGACAAACGGCCCCGGAATGGCCCAGAATGGTCCAAAACGGCCCCAAATGTGGCCAAAATGGCCCCGAAATGGCCCCAAATGGCCCTGAAATGGCCAAAAATGGCCCCAAATGGTCCAAAATGGCCCCAAATGTGGCCTTAATGGCCCCAAATGGCCAAAAATGGCCCCAAAATGGCCCAAAACGTGGCCAAAATGGCCCCAAAATGGTCCAAAACGGCCCCCAATGTGGCCTTAGTGGCCCTGAAATGGCCCCAAAGTGGCCCCAAATGGCCTGAAATGGCCAAAAACGGCCCCAAATGGTCCAAAGTGGCCCCAAATGTGGCCTTAGTGGCCCCGAAATGGCCCAAAGTGGCCCCAGATGGACAAAAGTGGCCCCAAAGTGGCCAAAAATGTCCCCAGATGGCCCCAAAATGGCCAAAAATGGCCCTGAAATGGCCCCAAATGTGGCCTTAACGTCCCCGAACCCCCCCCGCAatgtcccccaccccccaaagtgtccccccccgtcccccccccgacGCGTCCCCCTGACGtgcccgtgtccccgtgtcccccagcgcggtggggctgcgggacgggggggggggcggtggcggccgTCACCGTGTACAACGCGGCGCCCGGCTGGGGCCTGGCCGAGGGGGACGCCCTGGCCCTGCCCGAGCCCCTCCTGcgccagcaccagctctgccaccagggaCAGGTACCCccgcactgggagggactgggatatactgggagggactgggaggggactgggatatactgggagggactgggatatactgggagggactggggggactgggggggactgggatatactgggaggggaactgggaagggactgggagggactgggagggactggggggactgggggggcctgggatatactgggagggactgggggcactggggggggactgGAAGGGATTGGGGGAGACTGGGGGgcctgggatatactgggagggactgggaggggactgggatatactgggagggactgggaaggactggggaggggactgggggggactgggaagggactgggggggactgggatatactgggaggggactgggaaggactgggaggggactggaaggactgggatatactgggagggactgggatatgctgggaggggactgggaagggactgggatatactgggagggactgggggggactgggaggggaattggggcactgggaagggattgggggggactgggagggactgggggggcctggatatactgggagggactgggaggggactgggatatactgggagggactgggaggactgggggggggactgggaggaactggaAGGACTGGGAGGAGACTGGGGGGGaatgggatatactgggagggaccggggaagggactgggagggggtttgggggcactggggggtggTTCCCGCGGgcccgtactggtccgtactggccCGtgctggtccgtactggtccgcgCTGGCCGGCAGACGTTCTCCTTCACGGGGATCCGCGTGGCCTCGCCGCTGTCGCTGGTCGTTAACGGGCG from Chroicocephalus ridibundus unplaced genomic scaffold, bChrRid1.1 SCAFFOLD_744, whole genome shotgun sequence harbors:
- the TTC5 gene encoding LOW QUALITY PROTEIN: tetratricopeptide repeat protein 5 (The sequence of the model RefSeq protein was modified relative to this genomic sequence to represent the inferred CDS: inserted 1 base in 1 codon; deleted 2 bases in 2 codons); amino-acid sequence: MEETLRRMEAVQVSPAGRGRALVLVGRALGVCPTAWGRAEEALSRALKLEPGLGRAWIQLGELKWRRGTWRGPRACFGGALQHGEEAEGRRLLSMALRAGGAGGDLRESLAQAEAAVRCDPXDGRSWYVLGNAYVSLFFAGGQSPDAARRALGAYAQAERVDPAAANNPDLHLNRATLLQYQERFGAALEGLGRAAALSPGWAEPRRRQNQLLRFLGALCGLLANGGNLRGKRRRGLSGPLPPSLLGPLGGVAEAGGGVAQGGVSPLRPSPLPALRPGPNPHRVLLGRVLFTLVPPGGVPYAVGLRDGGGAVAAVTVYNAAPGWGLAEGDALALPEPLLRQHQLCHQGQTFSFTGIRVASPLSLVVNGRRVPPRRWPPPAWRCSPRPGPRPSPRAAIRARG